From Leishmania infantum JPCM5 genome chromosome 21:
ccGCCGTTGATGCCGGAGGACTCAAAGCGCTCGTGAGCGAGGGCGCCAATGATCGGTACAAAAGGCGTCTTCTTCACGAGGCAGTCCTTCACATACGCGACGCCCCTCTGCAGGGCGGCGAGGTCGCCGGCATCGCTGAAGTAGTTGGGGTCGATGCTGCCGTTCGCGCTCACCTGCCCGCGACTGCGCGGCCGCAGGGGGCGCACGACGAACTGGCAGCCGTGCTCTCTCGGCATCGGCTGCGTGCCATCGTTCGTCAGCGTAAATGGCTGAAACTGGATCTCGACATCTGGCGTCGATGACCCGGTAGAGGACCAGTACATGATGAGGTCATCCCAGCTGGAGCGGAGGCTAAGCTGTGGCCGTCCGTACCAAAGATCCACCCTCAGCACCTTGCACACAAGCGGGTCAAGATAGCAGTTGTGGCTGTCACGGTTCTTCACGTGGtactgcagcaccacctgcgGTATGTCCCAGAAGTGCTGCCCAACTGAAGCGTCCacatcgacgctgccgcgcgacgccgtcagcagccgcgcgctGCCGATACTACCCGcactcaccaccaccagagtGCTTTCCACATCCACCAACTGGCCATCTgcacgccgcagcgacacgccggcagcggtgctcgcgttgccgccgctgccgcggatACCGACCACCTTGGCACCGCACTCCACGCGAACAGGGCGGTTCAGCTTGATGGTGCCGAGCAGGTACCGCTGCAGGGTGGTGTTGGCGACACCCAGCGACTGGTCTACGAACGTGTCGGGCCTCCCACAGCCGCAGTCGATCTGGAACTCCTTGCGCGTGAACTCGCTCATGAGCGGCACATCCTGCGATGCTGCCTCGCAAAACGCCTTAAAGTACGGTGAGAAGTTCAGCGGGCGGCAAATGAGGAACTTACCTCGCTTGCCGCGGTGAGGCACAAACACCTCCATGTTTTCGAAGGTGCGCACGCGAGGCAGCAGCTCTTCGCGGAAGCTCCACGGGCTCCCCTCCCAGTCACGCTCATCGCCGAGGTTCCACGTGCGACTGCCCATTACACCATGTCCGCCCAGCACCCGCGGCGTCGGAATCCACACCGGTGCCTTCGTCACCCCGTccggatgctgctgcggcgtcgtcaGAGTGTCCTTGGCCTCGAAGCCGCGCTGAGCCAGGCGGTGGGCGATGGTGCTAGCGGGAAGCGTGTGGTACCACTCCGGGCACTTGCGGATATCGGCGCCTTCCTCGATGACGAGCGTCTTAAGGTTCTCCATCGCCAGCCGGCCGGCAATAAGggagccgctggcgccgccgccaaccaCGACGACGTCGAACTTCAGTGAGCCCACgtccgcagccgcgccggcgaggcACTTGGCGCCGCGACGCATCTTCGGGGAGGGTTAGCGCGGGTCTGTCGAAGCACAACAGCAaaggcgaaagaaaagagggagtgATTCGAAAAGGATAAGGCAGCGGGGCAGGGTTTGGGTCCGGCGCAGCTGACTTGCATCCGTCCGTGGCTCAACCGCTACACTTTGGCGAGGGGGTGTAAGCAcgtgcaccgccacgcacacgcgcacacgacCACGTTCACTAGGactgctgctactgctgcctCACAAATACAATGCAGGAGTCCACGCACAGAAGCCCGTATCAATGATGGAGTGTCTGAGTGCGCTGCCTCCCTGCACGCTTGTGtccgtgtatgcgtgcgtgcgtataccctctcctccttggGTCTATTGGTACCTGCGATATCGCAACGCTTTGCTATAAAgatgtgcgcatgtgtcGGATGAGTTAGAAGCGGAGAacggcggggagggagggggtgggacgCCACCGCTACGGGCACCCACCAGACGCGTGTCGCCGTGGCTTGTTTCTCGCCCGCTTCAAAGGCGATCTCTGTTATGCAAGGCGATAATCCCCCCCGCGTGTCTGGACCGCTCACGCCAGAAACCGTAAAGTGCACCCACCTTGGCGGTGTGTTTTCCTCACAGTTCGTATCGTGTTATGGCCCGTGAGCCTAGTAAaggagtgggggaggagggggaagggacTGATGAACGCAAGGCTGAGCAATGATGTGCAGAAGTGCGGCTATTGTGGAGTGGAGtgaaggggggggaggcagaaGAGAGCGACGCTGTGTGTCCCTCTTTGTTCCACATATGCACGCGTGCGGGCGCGAATTACCTTCCACTTGCGTCCGtgaaagagggaagaaaTGACGATGTTTGGgaaggcagagaggcggaggtgtGTGATCGTGATGATGGATAGgcggggatgggggaggagggcagatGAGAGTACAGATCTAGGCGTCGCCGTTGATGTTGCATGTCACTATGCGCATAGGTGTGCGTGTATCGATCCCCACTAAGctgcagaggaggagcaTCACGTATTTATCTATCCTGCGTGTCCATGGGTGTTCCTGCACTAGCCTCCCATTTGCAGAGAAAGGCACATGCAGACATCCATGCCGAGTACGCTACACTACAAAAGCACACAGGCAGGCAAGGGAAAGGCAGGGAAGGGTtgaggaggagagatggCAAGAGAGCCGTAGGGCTCGGCTGATGAGGGAGGAACACCGACAAGAAGAAGAGGTGAAAGACCACGCCacgacacatacacacacaggcatCCGTATAatgacacacacgcacacgcgagagCAACAGCATATATGGCGTAGAGAGTATacggggaggagaaggaggagggggggcagggAGAGGGTCAGAAAGAATCGGGCAAACGGAAATGGAGAAAAGGAGCCGAACAGGCAAGCACAAGGGATAAAGATGATACCGtgagtgcgcgcgtgcgtatccgggaaggagggaaggggaggagggcacaGGCAAACAaacacggagagggagagacggtGATGATGATAGTGGCCATAGCGGCGGAAGTGGTCTtggtgtgctgcgtgcgtgaCTACGTAGGTGCGCGTCAGGTGACATGTAGCCACACGTGAGCATGCGTATACGCGCCCGTGGACCTACCGCCCATCATCCTGCATCGGAGATGCAACAGGGAGCAGATGGCAGCAATACAAATAAAGGAAGGTCAAGAAGAGGATTTCGAGCCTACCGCAGAGCCGCGGCGCACTCAAGAGGCACATCGACGCATCAATGCACGCACCAAatacgcacgcgcacaataACAAATCctacacacgcaggcacatgCATAGATGCAGATGCAtgtacacatatatacaccaATGTAAAGCCCCCTCCGTCATCACTATCAAATACATAATGTCATgcggagggaaggggtggaAGGGTGGAGCGTGGGTGCACAAGTGCGAAACGAAGCACACGAAAAGGTCGAAGCGGCGCCCCTGCGCCTTGTCTGCATCAGTCACTGTGACGGAGTGCGCACGTCGGCCCGCACCCTCGCCTAACCCACCCGTATTGCACTGCATGCCTACTATGCAACCATGgctgcgcttcttctcgCAGTGCCTGTCATTCTCCCCTTGCACCCCACAGCAGGCTTTACCTCTACGTTGCACGCACAAAGACAAACACAGACACCACGACACATCCGCCTGTGGTGTTGCAAGACAGAAGAGGTAGCTAAAAAACAAAGAGACATCATGAGCAGTGTACACGTGAAGAGAgttggagggagggaggtagAGGGCACAAGACCCGGACCACGCAACGTCACACacagaggaaaagaagaacaaTGCAGATTTAGGATGAAggtgagagaggagaaaggcCGTGCGCTGTGAATGCGCGTGCGGATTGGAGGCTTGGTATCCAACGCACAGGTGtacgcgcacatgcgcataCCAACACCAACACGTACGCAAGCCCATACATGCGGGGTGCGCGCACCGCTCAAAGCCCGAttgcggaggcggaggcggaggaggaggcgcccTGGCGGTTGAAGGCGTCTTCGCACACGACGAGATGCGCGACTAGCGGGATGAAGCGCTGCTTcgacggtggcagcgcgctctgcagctggTGCATTACCTCATCATCGCTGGCAGAGATGTTGTTCATGGCTCGGTAGCATTTGATGAGGTCGTCGTCGCCCATCTCCTTCTCGAGGAATATGCGCAGGGACTCGATGCGGTGCATGAGCGGGTCGGTGGCGCTCACATTCGGCAGGTGGAACGTCTTACCGTCCAGCACCAGCCTACTGGAGTCTGTCGCCTCGCCGaaggcggcgtcgtcgaagTCGTCCTTGAAGTTCTTTTTGCGATCCGCCTTCAACGTCTCGCCAATGACCGTATCCAGCGCGTTGTAGTCGTCGTCTCGCCGGCGGTCCTCGGCCTccgtcggcgacgcagccgccgcctcaccgTTCAAGAAGTTGtgcagcccctcctctccatcCGGCGTCATGCCGTTATCCACCTcctgcggcacggcggcagcggcagcgccaggaggcagcagcactgcaggtgctggcgacggcgccggcagctgtGCGCCCGTGCTCTCTGGTGTGAACTTATCCTTGCGCGACATCGATTTCTTTGTCGGTTTCGtctcttccgctgctgctgacgatGGTGGAGGCAGCGTACTCatctgcggcggtgcagggACTGAAGCGACGGATGCGCTCTTGCCATTCGAGGAAGCCGGCGAGGCGCCAGGCGCGGCCTCCGCCGACGTCGGTGCCCGTGGCTCGCCGGTGTCTGTGACGTCGTGGCCCAGCATCTTTTTTCGGTTATCCATGGCCTCGCGCCGCATCTGCCAAAACGCCTGTGACCGCGcatcctccagctcctctggCGTCATCTTGCGCGAGCAGTAATGGCTGCTCGAGGGAGgggtgcgcggcggtggcggctgtcCGGGCGGCACTGCTGAAGACTCGtcttgctgtcgctgctgcgagcAAGGTGCTCCGCCTGGAAAAACAGACTCTCGGTAGCAGCGCTGCTTGTTTGCTGCTGCCTGTCGTCGCATCTCACGGtacgcctccgcggcggactgctcctgctgctgctgtagccGCTCCTGTTGCAGCTGCGGGGGGCTCTGGCAGTCAGAGCGAGGGTGGTGCTCCTCAgcctcgcggcggcgctgctcctcgatTACCTGCTCCTTCATGTTCTCGTCCCACTGCTTCTCACGATGGTGATGCGCCTTGGCGTCCACCTTGGATTTTTGCCCTTGCAGCTTGCGCTGCTCCCGCACTCGTTCGTCCAGGGCACGCTTGCGTTCCTGCAGGGcgagctcctgctgccgctggagtcgcctctgctgctccacTAAattgcgccgccgctcctctccctcgagctgctgctgcatgaggatggcctgctgctgctgctgcgccttaGCCAGAGTTGCCGCGGCTTCCAGTTCCTTCCGGCGGTACTCTTCCTTGCGCCGGGCCGCGGCCTCCTGCATGTGCGCCCGCTCCTCGACCGAGACGACGGAGCGGCGGTCTGCGCGTGCCACTTGCACCTCTTCCCGTAGTCCCGCTAGAGCCTCGCGAATGAAGCTGAGATCCAGCACCTGCGACACGTTCGGCCGCTTGTGAGGGTCAATCTGCAGCATGGAAGAAATGAGTCGCGACAGGTTGCTCGAGTACATGGGATGGATCGGCGGGTACACGCCCTTGAGAATCTTCTGCACCAACGCCTTCATGTTGCTGCCGTCGAAGGCGTGGTTCAGGGTGGTCATCTCGTACAGGATGCACCCGAGTGCCCACACATCGCTCTTGTTGTTGTAGGGTTTGTTGAGGCACAGCTCTGGCGAGAAATAGTAGGGGGTGCCGCAGATCGTGTGCTTCAACTCATAAGTGTTGCGCAACACAGTGCTGATGCCAAAATCACCGACCTTCACAACGCCGTCCTTGGTCAAGAACACGTTTTGCGTCTTGAGGTCGCGGTGGAGGATGCGGCGCTCGTGCATGTACGACAGCGCCAGGCAGATCTGCGAAAAGCACTGCAGAATCCCCTTCTCCGAGAAGAGctggccctgctgctgcttgatCCTCATGTACAGGTCACCGCCGTTGGCGTACTCCATGACAATGAAAAGCGAGCCCTTGTGTTCAAAGTGGTCAACGTAGCGGGTGATGTTTGGGTGGTTCAGCGTGCGCAGCATATCGATCTCCTTCTGCGCGCTTTCTCGCTCCGCAGGCTTCAAGCCACCAAGCCGAACCTCTTTCGCCACGAACTGCGCGCGATCTGCATTGCGCTGGATGAGCCAGGCGGAGCCGAAGCTGCCCTTGCCGAGCACCTTCAACTGCGTATACTTCTCCATTTTTTCGCGGTGGCCTACGTATGCaagtgtgcacgtgtgtgtgtgtgtgtctttcaccgccttccctccttccttctcgCTCTTGGCGGACGACGGGCAAACAAAAGatgacgcgcgcgcactgtCGGCAGTAACGCCAGCGAAGAAACCATCTAAGAAAACGAACAGACAGACTCAGATAATGTGGTGAGCACCGTGTAGCAGTGGCGCGGTCAAGCTCACGAGTGCCAGTCCGCTGAgttttccctcctcctctcttcttcctaTCTCTGTGGAATGAATGACCTTCGGAGGGGGggtctctgcctctctgtgtGGTGGCAGTTGCGGCGAATgcgtcggtgcgtgtgtgggtgaaCAGAGAGCTCGGGTCTGCCCGCCACCGGCAGAATACCTACACCCCCCTTGACTTTGGCCGAGATGATTAGCagcgcccacgcacacgcgcagccgGGTCGTGTATCTTGGGAATAAGCGGCTCCGCGGATGTCTCGCCTCGTCGTGGTGGCGCCTGTGCCGTTGGACGAGCCGGTGAGCAGTGCGCTGACGGGTCCGTTCTTTTTCAGGCGTCGTTTATGCTGTGTTGCACGCTCTTTGGTTGTTttagcccccctccctcgtaTTGCGTTTGCACGTTGCGCCCGAACGACGTCGATGCACTGCCGTCGTGCGAGGAGGGATTTGTGCGCGATAGGGTGTTGTGTGGGATGGGTGTCGGAGGTGGGGAGGTggggaggtggggagggggggggcatagGTAAGAGAGACACGAtaagggagaggggagggtcGCTGTGCTGGGTGGCAGGCACCCGCGACGCAACAAACCAAACCGACTGAGATAAAGACTTCTTCGCTCTTGTTCGCcgtcgcgtgtgcgcgtgtgtgccagaCAGACGACGAACGTCGGGGCCTGGCGCagacaaacacgcacgcacaccactgCGTGCATTATTTCcgttgtttctctctctctgtgtgtgtgtgtgtgcgtcgagGCAAAGGCGGTGGTACGCGCGTGAAAGCTCAGTGGCAAGAgcaccacccacacgcgcCCACAGGTGCGAGGCAAACCGGTGtaagaaaaacaaaaaaaacacgGTGGTCCGAATGGGAGCGTGGCAAGACGTGTTTGAGGACAGCATCGCAGGAAGAGCACAAGACATGAATGAAACACATCAGCATGGTCGTACtcaaagaaaagagagcgaaacgcggaggcgcgcgcgtcaTCCGAGACCGGCGGACGGGAGGAGGCATGCATACAACCACAAAAGCCACGTACAGGATGGAGAGAAAAGCTCCGGCACCACTCAGTGCCTGCGCCACACACCAAACACAtgtacacgcacgcgcatacacatcTGCACCGATTagggcaccgtcaccgccgccctACGTGGTctagcccctccccctccccctgtaCGCGCACGGCCGTTGTGCAAAGAATCTATACATTTGAAGCGAGGAAAATCTCAGAAACACGCTAGGatgtacgcacgcacatgatCCAAGGCAGCGTGGaaggtgcgtgcgtgcgtgcaacAAGCTGCAGCCATGTGGGGAGAGGCAGGCACAGGCGGAGACCGGCGAGGGCAGGGTGCACGGATAGTGCcatcgcctccctcccttttctaCTGTGCTGCCATGTCCGGGTTGACGATGGTCTTTGCCATTACTTCCATGGCGGCGTCGTTGGCGAGAATAGTCTGCCGCAGGTTGTTCGTCTTGAGCACCTGGTCGCTGATGGCATCCTCTAAGTTCTGCAGGTTCGCGTGGATCTCCTGCAGGCTCTCCTCAGTCTGTCGACGAGCTTCCGCGGCGGCCAGAGCCTGGTTGCGGGACTCGCTGCGCCACATATCCAGCTCGCGAGTCATGCTATCGATGTCGTCGTGAATGACCTCCAGGAACTTGCCGAGTGGATTCGACGCTTTGGTgagaagctgcagctgctcgcgtaGCTGGTGGAGGTCGCTGTCGCCAAGCGCGTgactgccgccaccgcgggaGGCGGTGTTCTTGCTGCTGTGGATGATGATGCCGCCACCCGcaggggcggcagcagcggcgccgtcgccgcccacCTCAGCGCGGCGGGCGACAGCCTCCTGGTCACGCTTCGCCTTGAGCGCCTGCTGCCCAAGCAGACCCTTAacgtcagcgtcctcggcCACGGCCGCGGTCCGGGCCGCCGGCTTCACCTCGTACTGCTCCGCCACCTTCTGCCAGTCCTCCTTGTCTTCGTCCTCGCTCTCCGTGTCTGCCTTGCCACGCTTGCCTTCGCGAATGACACCGACCGCCGGCgtcgcatccgccgccgcattCTGCGCCTCGATGACTTCGTGCGTCGGCTtcgggcgcggcggcgctttgCGCGCGCTCGTCGTCGCGGTGTCGACGGCTCCTGTCGACTCGCGCTTCCGTtcctcgcggtggcggtgccgctccgtCTCGCCAGAGGcagcggtcgcggcggcctGGTTGGTGGTCTCCTCCTTGGTTCGGCTTGGCggctccgccgctgccctctccttcgccttctccgcctcccgcttcttctcctcgtggcggcgacggcgttcctcctcgcgccgcttcgtgcgctcctcctcggtctcctgcagcggtgccttgGTTTCGCCCGACTCCTTCTTCGACGACGGTGccggggcagcggcggctgcaggcgctggttcgc
This genomic window contains:
- a CDS encoding putative serine/threonine-protein kinase, translating into MEKYTQLKVLGKGSFGSAWLIQRNADRAQFVAKEVRLGGLKPAERESAQKEIDMLRTLNHPNITRYVDHFEHKGSLFIVMEYANGGDLYMRIKQQQGQLFSEKGILQCFSQICLALSYMHERRILHRDLKTQNVFLTKDGVVKVGDFGISTVLRNTYELKHTICGTPYYFSPELCLNKPYNNKSDVWALGCILYEMTTLNHAFDGSNMKALVQKILKGVYPPIHPMYSSNLSRLISSMLQIDPHKRPNVSQVLDLSFIREALAGLREEVQVARADRRSVVSVEERAHMQEAAARRKEEYRRKELEAAATLAKAQQQQQAILMQQQLEGEERRRNLVEQQRRLQRQQELALQERKRALDERVREQRKLQGQKSKVDAKAHHHREKQWDENMKEQVIEEQRRREAEEHHPRSDCQSPPQLQQERLQQQQEQSAAEAYREMRRQAAANKQRCYRESVFPGGAPCSQQRQQDESSAVPPGQPPPPRTPPSSSHYCSRKMTPEELEDARSQAFWQMRREAMDNRKKMLGHDVTDTGEPRAPTSAEAAPGASPASSNGKSASVASVPAPPQMSTLPPPSSAAAEETKPTKKSMSRKDKFTPESTGAQLPAPSPAPAVLLPPGAAAAAVPQEVDNGMTPDGEEGLHNFLNGEAAAASPTEAEDRRRDDDYNALDTVIGETLKADRKKNFKDDFDDAAFGEATDSSRLVLDGKTFHLPNVSATDPLMHRIESLRIFLEKEMGDDDLIKCYRAMNNISASDDEVMHQLQSALPPSKQRFIPLVAHLVVCEDAFNRQGASSSASASAIGL
- a CDS encoding choline dehydrogenase, like protein, with the protein product MRRGAKCLAGAAADVGSLKFDVVVVGGGASGSLIAGRLAMENLKTLVIEEGADIRKCPEWYHTLPASTIAHRLAQRGFEAKDTLTTPQQHPDGVTKAPVWIPTPRVLGGHGVMGSRTWNLGDERDWEGSPWSFREELLPRVRTFENMEVFVPHRGKRGKFLICRPLNFSPYFKAFCEAASQDVPLMSEFTRKEFQIDCGCGRPDTFVDQSLGVANTTLQRYLLGTIKLNRPVRVECGAKVVGIRGSGGNASTAAGVSLRRADGQLVDVESTLVVVSAGSIGSARLLTASRGSVDVDASVGQHFWDIPQVVLQYHVKNRDSHNCYLDPLVCKVLRVDLWYGRPQLSLRSSWDDLIMYWSSTGSSTPDVEIQFQPFTLTNDGTQPMPREHGCQFVVRPLRPRSRGQVSANGSIDPNYFSDAGDLAALQRGVAYVKDCLVKKTPFVPIIGALAHERFESSGINGGSCAGAVDPQTCRLKGVSNVYVCDHSILPSPLTGSTLPYTLALADRFVDKLLKRRDVKHKEAEDPVAQATRIVY